One window from the genome of Gadus macrocephalus chromosome 7, ASM3116895v1 encodes:
- the serpinh1a gene encoding serpin H1a, with translation MLVTSLVALALLAHTASSATSASPDKVLSTHASLLADNSASLAFSLYQRVAQEKDTENILISPVVVASALGLVALGGKASTASQVKSLLKADKLKDEQLHAGLGELLSEVSDPAARNVTWKIRSRLYGPSSITFTESFLKKSKKLYNCEHSKINFKDKKSAMKAINEWGVKSTDGKLPEVAKNVEKTDGAMIINAMFFKPHWNEQFHPKMVDGRVFLASRGLTISVEMMHRTGLYDYYEDVDNKLTVLSIPLAHKKSSVVFVMPLHVEPLERVEKLLSGKQLDTWVAKMEEKAVAVSLPKISMEVSHNLQKHLGELGLTDAVDKAKADLSNISGKKDLYLANVFHASAVEWATEGNPIDPTVYSSDKLKNPKLFYADHPFLFLVKDLKTKSILYMGRMVRPKGDKIRDEL, from the exons ATGTTGGTCACCAGTCTGGTGGCTCTGGCCCTGCTGGCCCACACAGCGTCCTCTGCCACGTCGGCCTCCCCGGATAAAGTCCTCAGCACCCACGCCTCCCTGCTGGCCGACAACAGCGCTAGCTTGGCCTTCAGCCTGTACCAGCGCGTGGCCCAGGAGAAGGACACAGAGAACATCCTGATCTCCCCGGTGGTTGTGGCCTCCGCCCTGGGCCTGGTTGCCCTGGGGGGCAAGGCCTCCACCGCCTCCCAGGTGAAGAGCCTGCTGAAGGCCGACAAGCTGAAGGACGAGCAGCTTCACGCGGGCCTGGGGGAGCTGCTGAGCGAGGTGAGCGACCCCGCCGCCCGCAACGTCACCTGGAAGATCCGCAGCCGCCTGTACGGGCCCAGCTCCATCACCTTCACCGAAAGCTTCCTGAAGAAGAGCAAGAAGCTCTACAACTGCGAGCACTCCAAGATCAACTTCAAGGACAAGAAGAGCGCCATGAAGGCCATCAACGAGTGGGGGGTCAAATCCACGGACGGTAAACTGCCTGAGGTCGCCAAGAACGTGGAGAAGACAGACGGGGCGATGATCATCAACGCTATGTTTTTCAAAC CCCACTGGAATGAACAGTTCCATCCGAAGATGGTGGACGGCCGTGTATTCTTGGCGTCCCGTGGCTTAACCATTTCAGTGGAGATGATGCACCGCACAG GCCTGTATGACTACTACGAGGATGTGGACAACAAGCTAACGGTGCTGAGCATTCCCCTGGCCCATAAGAAGTCCTCGGTGGTCTTCGTCATGCCCCTTCACGTGGAGCCCCTGGAGAGAGTGGAGAAGCTGCTGTCCGGGAAACAGCTGGACACCTGGGTGGCCAAGATGGAGGAGAAGGCTGTGGCCGTGTCCCTGCCCAAAATCAGCATGGAAGTCAGCCACAACCTGCAG aaacaCCTTGGAGAACTTGGTCTGACGGACGCCGTGGACAAGGCCAAGGCGGACCTGTCCAACATCTCGGGGAAGAAGGACCTCTACCTGGCCAACGTCTTCCACGCCTCGGCCGTGGAGTGGGCAACAGAGGGGAACCCCATCGACCCCACGGTCTACAGCTCGGACAAGCTGAAGAACCCCAAACTCTTCTACGCTGACCACCCCTTTCTATTCCTGGTGAAGGACCTCAAGACCAAGTCCATCCTCTACATGGGCAGGATGGTCCGGCCTAAGGGAGACAAGATAAGGGATGAGTTATAG